Below is a genomic region from Halodesulfovibrio sp..
CTGTGCGTAGTCAACCCCGGATTATCTTCTTTGGCTGCAAGGATTGCGTATTTTGATAACGAGGTTTGTGTATTTCCAAGCAGAGACATACCGCAGGTAATAAGCTCTTGCGGCTGACGTTCTTCAGCATATGGCACGTATCGTTCGCTGCCTATGGCAAGAAGAAGGGGGTGAACTCCGGCTGGGTCAACTGCATGTACTTCGTGTACCCCATTGAAAACGGTCGGCACAAGTTCAGTGGTAAGATCATGAATAAATTCACCGAATACAGTGTCTTCTTGCGGCGGGCGTCCAACGGTAGTGAAAGGCCATATTGCATCGTTGCGGTGGTAGACGTTGTCTACGCGCATAAGTGGGAAGTCATGTGCGAGGCTGTAATATCCGAGATGATCTCCAAAAGGACCTTCAGGTTTCTGTTCACCCGGATAGACTGTACCGCTGATACAAAAATCAGCTTCCGCCATGATTGGCAGGTGGTTTTTGCGGGTGACCATCGGCATACGGAAGCCACCTAATGCTCCGGCAAAAATTAGTTCGGCAATACCTTCAGGAAGGGGCATAACCGCTGCCATTGTCATTGCCGGAGGTCCACCGACAAAAATATTCACTTTAAGTGGTTCGTTGCGGCGGAGTGCTTCGGAATGGTGATAGCCTATGCCGCGATGAATCTGGTAGTGCAGCCCGATTTCTTTGTCTTTTTCAAAGGGCGCACCAGTGAGCTGTACGCGATACATGCCAATGTTCGAATTCATGAACCCTGGTTTGTCAGGGCTTTCTGTGTAAACTTGCGGCAGGGTAACATATCCGCCCCCGTCCATTGGCCATGAATGTAATTGTGGAAGCTGGCTGACCGTGGTGGTGTTTTCCATGATTGGACCTGTCTTTACCTTTTTAGGCAAGGTGCAAAGTCCGGCGCGTGGAACCCCAGTGTATCGCCATGGACGTTTTAGTAGATCAAGAGGATCAACTTTCAGCTTGAAGATACCTTCCAGAGCGCGGAGTGTGTCGCGGAATATCCAGCGAGTTCTCTCCATTGTGCCAAAAAGGTTGCATACCATCGGGAACTTGGTTCCTTTTACGTTGGTAAACATAAGGGCAGGTGCTTTTGCGCGAAACGCACGCCGCTGGATTTCAGCTACTTGCAAATGCGGATCAACTTCCTCGTGAATGCGGATAAGTTGTCCGCTTTGTTCCAGATCATCAACAAGCTGCTGTGTGTTTCTGTATCGCAAGAGAATTTCCTTTTATAACAAGCTGAGTTGAACAAAGAGTGCTGTATTTTGGGCTAGCTACCATATGGAGCAATACAGCAATTGCATCGGATATGTAATACCACCATAACTATCTTGTGTAATAATAGAGTAAAGCATTGTTGCTCGCAAGGGGATGGCTTTCTTAGCGTCAGCTTGCTAGATGTTGAACTTCGCACGATACGATAAGGCGAGACGAGACTAACGTTAATAAAAAATCCCCTCTTTATCATGATGATAAAGAGGGGATTGCGCTCTTTTTTACAAGGACCGGAACAGCTCCAGTCTAAAAAAATACTAGTCTACTTTGTAGTATGCAGATGCTGAAGCACCACAAATTGGACATTTTTCTTCTGTTGGGCCTTCATGTGTGTGACCACAAACAGAACAGTTGTAGTAATCAACTTCTACTGGGTTTTCGATGTTCTCGAGAGCTTTAGTGTAAAGTTCTGCGTGTACTGCTTCTGCTTTGTTTGCAAAGCCGAAGTAGCGTGCTGCAACTTTTTCGCCTTCGCTTTCAGCTTCTGTAATCATTGCAGGGTACATTTTTTCAAACTCAAAGGTTTCGCCAGCAATAGCGTCTTTGAGGTTTGCAAGAGTATCACCGATTTTGCCAGCATTGCGGAGGTGTGCATGTGCATGGATAGTTTCTGCGTCAGCAGCAGCGCGGAAAAGCTTTGCAACCTGAGTGTAACCTTCTTTTTCAGCTTTTTTAGCGTAAGCGAGGTATTTGCGGTTAGCCTGAGATTCACCAGCAAAAGCAGCCATAAGATTTTCAAGAGTCTTGGACATTATTCTCTCCACAAGTGTGTTTTGTTGTTGTTTTGAATCTTCCTTAACAGGAATGATTACTATTTATAGAACACGAATAATTTTGTAAAGTAAAAAATTAATTTTTTTATTCAAAATTTTTTTGCAAAGGCGCTTGTGCATAACAAGGCTCTATATACTGATGTGTGCCACGGTAAAACAAAGTTTGCTGGAAAACCCTCGCTTGCTTAGAGTGCATAGCACCCGTTAGGCGTCTGGCAGGCAGGGTTTTCCAGCAAACAGGTAGAACCGGCTATTTCCGTTTTGAACAAAAGTTTTTCGCAGCAGCGGTGCAAGATGAAAGTACAAAGTGCAAAAGCTTGGACGTTGCTTCAAGAGCGGAGGCTTTTGGCTTTGATACTCCAAATCTTGCGTGAGCTTGTCAGCAGCGAGACAAGTATTAGTCCACTTTGTAAAACGCTGAAGGGGATGCGTTACAAATAGGACACTTATCACCTTCAAACGGCCCTTCGTGTGTGTAGCCGCAAACGGAACAATTGTAGTAGTCGGTTTCTACGGGGTTATCGATTGTTTCCATCATTTTTTGATATAGTTCGGCATGTACTTCTTCCGCTTTATTGGCATAGGTGAAGAAACGCAGAGCTGCTTTTTCGCCTTCGGCTTCAGCATCCTTTATCATTTCTGGATACATATTTTTGAATTCATGAGTCTCACCTGCGATGGCATCTTTCAGATTTTCGCAAGTTGAACCAATTTTTCCAGCGTTGCGGAGGTGTGCATGTGCGTGAATAGTTTCAGCATCAGCCGCTGCGCGGAAGAGCTTAGCAACTTGCGGATAGCCTTCTTTTTCAGCTTTTGCAGCATATGCAAGGTACTTACGGTTTGCTTGTGATTCACCGGCAAATGCCGCCATTAAGTTTTCAGCAGTTTTACTCATGAATGACTCCGTGTGATTGATGTATTCCTGTATTAGGAATGGTTACTATTTACAGAAAGCAAGATTGCTTGTAAAGCAGAAAAATAGCTTTTCCTAACTTTATTCACCTGTTGGGAGGTACTGTGACCTTTTGTTACAACTTTAAAGTACATAAGATATGGCTTATCACTAGTATTGTTTGACTTTTTTTGAGCACGAAATACGAAAAGCCCGCTACAAAGCGGGCTTATTATGAGAAATGTATTTACGCTACGCGCAGACTGAACTCGAATCTAAAAAAATATTACGTTCGAAGAGCTGAATAAATGGTGCATGGTCTTACGTCTGAAAAAGTTTGGCACTGAGGCAGCCAGCTTTGCCTTACAGCTAGATTTGTTCAGGGCACGTCATTTTATTAAGAAAAGGTTTCTTACTTATTCGTATTGTTGTCGGCAGAGTCGCTTGGCTGTGCAGGCTCGATAACGATACTTGGGGCAGGTTGTGTGGAGCTACTCTCAAGCTCATGAGGAAGTGGTGCCGGAGGCGGCATGTCTTCCGGCGCAATGTCGTATGGTATAGCATCTTGGGAGGTTGAGCCTGACCATTGACTTTGCGGGCGCGGAGAGTTGGCAAATTCAAGCTTTACTTGACCAAGTTCAATTTTCAAATGTGCGGAATACTCTTTGCCCGCTTTGGAGACAAGATCGAGAGGTTCTGCAGTGCGTCCTGCATGCAAGAGTTCATCAACGATAGACTTCTCCAGTGTACGCCCGAACATTGTTTTCCAGATAACAAACATACAGCCGCCGTCGTCGCGTTTCCAGTTAGAACAGGCATAGCGTTTGTCCATATCGAGTATTTCACCGCCACATAGAGGACACTTTCCGTCCGGTTCGCGTTCACCCACTTCTTTCGCTTTTCGTGCAAGAAGGATAGGGGCAACGCTTTTATCCTTAATATGATGAATACCACCCGCAACAAGATGACGAATGGAATGCATAAACTCAGGGTAGGTGGCTTTGCCGCCTTCTATGTCTTTAAGTTTTTTCTCCCATTGTCCTGTCATTTCGGGAGAAACAATATCCGGAAGCATAGCTGAAATAACTTCGATAACTTCTTGACCGGAGTTCGTTGCTTGAATTTTTTTTCCTTTGCGCTCTATATATTTTCGCGAGAGAAGCGTTTCAATAACTTGTGCCCGTGTTGCAGGGGTTCCAAGTCCTCGTTCTTTCATAGCGAGTCGAAGCTCATCGTCTTCTACAAATTTCCCTGCGGTTTCCATGGCGCTAAGCAATGATGCATCCGTAAAGTGCGCAGGTGCTTTCGTTTGGCGGGTTACCGTGTCTATAGATTCTGTATGAACGGTTGTTCCTTTACGTAACGAAGGCAAAGGGTTGTCTTTTGCCGTACGCCACGGTTCAACGACAAGCCACCCCTTATCTTTAAATACTTTGCCCTTGGCAATGAACAGATGTTCGCCAACAAAGACACGGACAGTAGATGACTGGTAGATAGCTTCTTGACTGAAGGCTGCAATAAAACGGCGGCAGATCATGTCATAAATTTTTTGTTCGTCGCCTGAGAGCTGGAGCATATTTGCTTTGCGCGCTGTCGGAATTATTGCATGGTGATCGGTGACTTTCTTGTCATTAACACAAAGAAATTTTTTACCATCTTTAATTCGGTCGACTGCCGGAACCGTTTCATCTTTATATAGCGGATAAATGGCGCGGAAGTAGGTAAGGATTTCAGCAAATAGCTCTTTTGTCAGGTGACGCGAGTCTGTACGCGGATACGTGATTAATTTTTTTTGCTCGTACAATGCCTGTGCAATGGCGAGAGTGTCTTTTGCTGAAAGCCCAAAGCGCGTGTTTGCTTCGCGTTGCAGAGTGGTGAGGTCAAACGGTAATGGTGGCTTTGTAGTACCTTTGCGACTGGTTACGCCTTCAACCTTTCCTTCTTTGTTCTTGCACTCATCAGCAACTTTGTGTGCTCGCGATTCAAAGTTGATGCGTGTTTCTTTTTCATCTTCAGGTAGATGATACGTAGCTGAAAAGCAGTTTGCTGTTGAAAGTTCGTTGGCATCTTCTTCTGCCGTTTTTTTAGAGGAAGCCGCTTTTTCAGGTCGGCAGAAGGTTGCTTCAACCGTCCAGTAATCTTTAGGCGTAAAATCTTCGATCTCGCTTCGGCGGTCGGAGAGCAGTTTGAGTACTGGAGTTTGGACTCGACCAACAGATATCAGACGATTGGCTTTCACCGTGAATAGACGTGAAAAATTCATCCCGATAAGCCAGTCAGCCTCTGCTCTGGCAAAAGCAGCCAGCCCGAGATTACGCTTTTTAGCGTCAGGCATGAGAGAGCGTAAACTTTTTTTTAGCCCCTCTTCTGTCATGTCGTTTGCCCACAGACGCTGAACAGGTTTGTCGCATCCTGCCATAAGATAGATACGACGGAAGATAAGCTCCCCCTCACGACCGGCATCTGTTGCGTTAACAATGTCAGAGACGTTCTGGTCGTTCAGCAAGCGGTTAAGAACTGCGTATTGCCGTTGTCCTTCTTTGAGAACAGCAAGCTTAAATTTTGGAGGAATAATTGGCAGCTGCTGAATATTCCAGCGTCCTTGCCATGCTTCATGCTGTTCTTCCGGTTCAGCAATACCTACAAGATGTCCTACCGCCCAACTTACAATGTGGGTGGTTCCTTCTAAATATCCTTCCCTGCGGTTGGTCGCGTTTACATGCGGGGCAATTTCGCGGGCAACTGAGGGTTTTTCTGCAATAATAAGTGTCTTTGGCATTGTTCGAAACAGGTAGGACGAACAGAAGCCTTCGTCAATGAGCTATTTTTTGCCACGCAGTTTTTGGAACAGTCCCGAAACCTTTTGAGCTAGTGTTTCGTTAACCCAGCGGCGCTCAATTTCTTTGCGAAAAGGTGCGCCAAGGTCTTTTTCAATACGGTACAATACGCCAGCCTTACCGCGAGAAATAAAAACGGAATCCGTGTATCCTTCCAAATCAATTACGTAAAATTGCCCATCTTTATATAAAAAGTTTCCCTGATTAAAATCAAAGAAAGAAATTCCTGCATTGAGGATGCGGGCGACCACATCAACAAATTGTTCATAGACGTTAGGGTCATTTGAATTTTGTAAGTATTCGCGCAAAGTCGGGGCAGCAATTTCCCTAGTAACTACTTTGTACTTTTCTGCTTCGATAATCTGAGGAGTATTAAGTCCAAGTGCTTGAAGTTTTCGAGCAATATAGGCGAAATTAAGCCCTGGATATTTGCGTAGCCTGAGCCAATATTTGAGCTTTAATTCGAATTTGGGTGTGAAGTACTTTGTATATTGTCCTGCACTCTTATCATAGTAGACAGAGCGTTTATGGTTTTTCCGAAGACACGTCATGGGAAATCCTTGTTACAGAGGTGATACTACGACCTGCTATCTAGATACTGTAGTATTGAGTTGTAAATACAGGAAAATAAGGACGTGTTTACGTTTATTGTTTGATTGCTCTCAATGAGAAATATAATAATGCAAATCTAAGAAAAATAGATGGTGTGATTTTATATGCAGGTAATTAAATGGGTTATGGAAGTATGCAAAAAGAGCAGCGTGCGTTGCTGCACACTGCTCTTGAGGCGTTATTTTTTATGGTTTTTTAGCTGCTAGCTGGAATATTAGCTTCCTGAACATGTTCGAAGCGCGTGTAAAAAACGTGACCGCAGCTTGTCACTCATTATACCTTTTTTAACCGCAGGCAGTTTTAAAAAGCCGCCGAGTACAGCCCGCATGAAATTTTCTGCTTTGCTGTTCGGGTTATCAAAAAGTAGGTTTTGCAATGTGTCGCGCTCTAATGACTGAAGGATAACACGCTCAAATGTGTCTTCGGGGTGGATAACTCGTTTGGTGGATTTTTCCAGCACCAGTGCTTTTGGCTTGCATTTTAGTGCACATACACCGCAGCCAAGGCATATATCTGTATCGATAACGGCTACTTTTTTAGGACGCTTTCCGTTTATCACTGCACCGAAGCGTTCCTGCATGGTTATGGCATCAACCGGACAAGCTTTTGCGCATAATCCGCAACCGATACAGTCATCGGCACTGCATGTCGCAACAAAAGTAGAGGATACAAGGATGTTGGTGTAACCACTCTTTTTGATGCCATTCATTAAATTGCAGCAGCAGCCGCAACAGTGACACATGAATCCTACATCTTGCTTGATATTGTCTGCGGTAAGAGTGAATCCTAAATCTTTTGAACGGGCGAGAATATCGAACATTTCTTCTTTGCTGGAGCGTCTGGCAAATTTATTTTTAATCATGACTTCAGCACCGTCACCCATGGTGGTGCAGGTATCCAGCGGTACATCACATTGGCGTTCTCCAAGGTGATGTTTTTCGTGACGGCAAGAGCATAAGCTCACTGCAAAGGATGATTTTTCATCGATGATCGCCGCTGCTCGTTCGTAATCAAGCACTTCAACATGCGGGTCAGCAATAACGGTTTCTTCATATGGCAAAGCGCGCATGACGGAAATTTCTTGTCCATCTGCAAAGTTAGCATGCAAAAAATCTTTGTTGCCGAACATGTACGCTTGAAATAGTTCCGCCCATTTTTTTTGCGGAAGGTCAGCCCCTGTTCGCATCATGGTGAAT
It encodes:
- a CDS encoding rubrerythrin family protein: MSKTAENLMAAFAGESQANRKYLAYAAKAEKEGYPQVAKLFRAAADAETIHAHAHLRNAGKIGSTCENLKDAIAGETHEFKNMYPEMIKDAEAEGEKAALRFFTYANKAEEVHAELYQKMMETIDNPVETDYYNCSVCGYTHEGPFEGDKCPICNASPSAFYKVD
- a CDS encoding rubrerythrin family protein translates to MSKTLENLMAAFAGESQANRKYLAYAKKAEKEGYTQVAKLFRAAADAETIHAHAHLRNAGKIGDTLANLKDAIAGETFEFEKMYPAMITEAESEGEKVAARYFGFANKAEAVHAELYTKALENIENPVEVDYYNCSVCGHTHEGPTEEKCPICGASASAYYKVD
- a CDS encoding RIO1 family regulatory kinase/ATPase; its protein translation is MTCLRKNHKRSVYYDKSAGQYTKYFTPKFELKLKYWLRLRKYPGLNFAYIARKLQALGLNTPQIIEAEKYKVVTREIAAPTLREYLQNSNDPNVYEQFVDVVARILNAGISFFDFNQGNFLYKDGQFYVIDLEGYTDSVFISRGKAGVLYRIEKDLGAPFRKEIERRWVNETLAQKVSGLFQKLRGKK
- a CDS encoding type IA DNA topoisomerase; the protein is MPKTLIIAEKPSVAREIAPHVNATNRREGYLEGTTHIVSWAVGHLVGIAEPEEQHEAWQGRWNIQQLPIIPPKFKLAVLKEGQRQYAVLNRLLNDQNVSDIVNATDAGREGELIFRRIYLMAGCDKPVQRLWANDMTEEGLKKSLRSLMPDAKKRNLGLAAFARAEADWLIGMNFSRLFTVKANRLISVGRVQTPVLKLLSDRRSEIEDFTPKDYWTVEATFCRPEKAASSKKTAEEDANELSTANCFSATYHLPEDEKETRINFESRAHKVADECKNKEGKVEGVTSRKGTTKPPLPFDLTTLQREANTRFGLSAKDTLAIAQALYEQKKLITYPRTDSRHLTKELFAEILTYFRAIYPLYKDETVPAVDRIKDGKKFLCVNDKKVTDHHAIIPTARKANMLQLSGDEQKIYDMICRRFIAAFSQEAIYQSSTVRVFVGEHLFIAKGKVFKDKGWLVVEPWRTAKDNPLPSLRKGTTVHTESIDTVTRQTKAPAHFTDASLLSAMETAGKFVEDDELRLAMKERGLGTPATRAQVIETLLSRKYIERKGKKIQATNSGQEVIEVISAMLPDIVSPEMTGQWEKKLKDIEGGKATYPEFMHSIRHLVAGGIHHIKDKSVAPILLARKAKEVGEREPDGKCPLCGGEILDMDKRYACSNWKRDDGGCMFVIWKTMFGRTLEKSIVDELLHAGRTAEPLDLVSKAGKEYSAHLKIELGQVKLEFANSPRPQSQWSGSTSQDAIPYDIAPEDMPPPAPLPHELESSSTQPAPSIVIEPAQPSDSADNNTNK
- a CDS encoding UbiD family decarboxylase, yielding MRYRNTQQLVDDLEQSGQLIRIHEEVDPHLQVAEIQRRAFRAKAPALMFTNVKGTKFPMVCNLFGTMERTRWIFRDTLRALEGIFKLKVDPLDLLKRPWRYTGVPRAGLCTLPKKVKTGPIMENTTTVSQLPQLHSWPMDGGGYVTLPQVYTESPDKPGFMNSNIGMYRVQLTGAPFEKDKEIGLHYQIHRGIGYHHSEALRRNEPLKVNIFVGGPPAMTMAAVMPLPEGIAELIFAGALGGFRMPMVTRKNHLPIMAEADFCISGTVYPGEQKPEGPFGDHLGYYSLAHDFPLMRVDNVYHRNDAIWPFTTVGRPPQEDTVFGEFIHDLTTELVPTVFNGVHEVHAVDPAGVHPLLLAIGSERYVPYAEERQPQELITCGMSLLGNTQTSLSKYAILAAKEDNPGLTTHSYKDFFTHMLERTDFKRDLHFITRSTIDTLDYSGTGLNQGSKLLWTACGSVKRTLGSTLPAHFTLPEGFTDAKMLMSGIVVVKGPKHAASRDEHDNAMFRLAEHLDNIGQLDSIPLVVVADDAQFTAANWDNFLWVTFTRSDPATDIYGAGAFTHCKHWGCTGPLIIDARLKSFHAPALEEAPDVTRSVDAMAAKGGCLHNII
- a CDS encoding 4Fe-4S dicluster domain-containing protein; amino-acid sequence: MGHIIAKDIYRELGEKLDGSMVRMPWNNALKDMISFLYTPAEAELIVAMPYRPATLSRVATLSGIEEKKLRYMLDGLCTKGLVCDIWNGEQYEYMVSPFIVGFFEFTMMRTGADLPQKKWAELFQAYMFGNKDFLHANFADGQEISVMRALPYEETVIADPHVEVLDYERAAAIIDEKSSFAVSLCSCRHEKHHLGERQCDVPLDTCTTMGDGAEVMIKNKFARRSSKEEMFDILARSKDLGFTLTADNIKQDVGFMCHCCGCCCNLMNGIKKSGYTNILVSSTFVATCSADDCIGCGLCAKACPVDAITMQERFGAVINGKRPKKVAVIDTDICLGCGVCALKCKPKALVLEKSTKRVIHPEDTFERVILQSLERDTLQNLLFDNPNSKAENFMRAVLGGFLKLPAVKKGIMSDKLRSRFLHALRTCSGS